One window from the genome of Erwinia sorbitola encodes:
- the smpB gene encoding SsrA-binding protein SmpB — MTKKKAHKPGSATIAMNKRARHEYFIEEEFEAGLSLQGWEVKTLRAGKANISDSYIMLRDGEAYLFGSTFQPLSVASSHYVCDPTRSRKLLLKKRELDTLIGKANRDGYTIVALSMYWKNAWAKLKIGLAKGKKEHDKRDDIKDREWKLDKARIMKNSNR; from the coding sequence AAAGCACATAAACCCGGTTCCGCGACCATTGCCATGAACAAGCGCGCCCGCCACGAATACTTCATCGAAGAAGAGTTCGAAGCCGGGCTTTCGCTCCAGGGATGGGAAGTCAAAACCCTCCGCGCCGGTAAGGCCAATATCAGCGACAGCTATATTATGCTGCGCGATGGCGAAGCCTACCTGTTCGGTTCAACTTTCCAGCCCCTCAGCGTGGCATCATCGCATTATGTTTGCGATCCCACCCGCAGCCGCAAGCTGCTGCTGAAAAAGCGCGAGCTGGATACCCTGATCGGTAAAGCCAATCGCGATGGTTACACTATTGTCGCGCTGTCAATGTACTGGAAGAACGCCTGGGCTAAGTTAAAAATCGGCCTGGCAAAAGGTAAGAAAGAGCACGACAAGCGCGATGACATTAAAGATCGTGAGTGGAAATTAGACAAAGCACGTATCATGAAGAACTCCAATCGCTAA